A portion of the Pseudomonas koreensis genome contains these proteins:
- a CDS encoding DUF1289 domain-containing protein has protein sequence MSSTKDPCISLCKFSDDICLGCGRSKREIKAWKKLDKDDKRTVLAEAALRLIKLGGAGRRKKK, from the coding sequence ATGAGCTCAACCAAAGACCCCTGCATCAGCCTCTGCAAATTCTCCGACGACATCTGCCTCGGCTGTGGCCGCAGCAAACGCGAGATCAAGGCCTGGAAAAAGCTCGACAAGGACGACAAGCGCACCGTGCTGGCTGAAGCCGCGCTGCGTCTGATCAAACTCGGCGGTGCCGGTCGGCGGAAAAAGAAATAA
- a CDS encoding segregation and condensation protein A: MEVFLEAFEGPLDLLLYLIRKQNINILDIPVAEITRQYMGYVELMQSVRLELAAEYLVMAAMLAEIKSRMLLPRAETVEDEEDDPRAELIRRLQEYERFKAAAEGIDGLSRVGRDVIVPKLDAPEARARKLLPDVALEEILMCMAEVLRRGDMFESHQVSREALSTRERMSDVLERLKGGGFVPFVELFTAEEGRLGVVVTFMAILELVKESLVELVQNEPFAAIHVRARAE, translated from the coding sequence CTGGAAGTCTTCCTTGAAGCCTTCGAAGGTCCGCTCGACCTGCTGCTGTACCTGATCCGCAAACAGAACATCAATATCCTCGACATCCCGGTGGCGGAAATCACCCGCCAGTACATGGGCTACGTCGAGTTGATGCAATCGGTGCGGCTGGAGCTGGCCGCCGAGTATCTGGTGATGGCGGCGATGCTCGCCGAGATCAAATCGCGCATGCTCCTGCCCCGGGCGGAAACCGTCGAAGATGAAGAAGACGACCCGCGCGCCGAACTGATCCGCCGCTTGCAGGAATACGAGCGCTTCAAGGCTGCCGCCGAAGGCATCGACGGCTTGAGCCGGGTCGGTCGCGATGTGATCGTGCCCAAGCTCGATGCCCCGGAAGCGCGGGCACGCAAGCTGTTGCCCGATGTCGCGCTGGAAGAAATCCTGATGTGCATGGCCGAAGTGCTGCGCCGTGGCGACATGTTCGAAAGCCACCAGGTCAGCCGCGAGGCGCTGTCCACCCGCGAGCGCATGAGCGATGTGCTGGAACGGCTCAAGGGCGGCGGCTTCGTGCCGTTTGTCGAGCTGTTCACCGCCGAAGAGGGGCGCCTGGGTGTGGTGGTGACCTTTATGGCGATCCTTGAACTGGTCAAGGAATCCTTGGTCGAGCTGGTGCAGAATGAGCCGTTCGCCGCGATCCACGTGCGAGCCCGAGCCGAATAA
- a CDS encoding response regulator transcription factor produces MSELLLIDDDQELCELLSSWLSQEGFQVRACHDGQSARKALAETAPAAVVLDVMLPDGSGLELLKQLRNDHADLPVLMLSARGEPLDRILGLELGADDYLAKPCDPRELTARLRAVLRRSHPAAVSTQLELGDLSFSPVRGVVSIDEKELTLTVSESRLLEALLKQPGEPLDKQELAQLALGRKLTLYDRSLDMHVSNLRKKIGPHPDGRPRIVALRSRGYYYSL; encoded by the coding sequence ATGAGCGAGCTGTTATTGATTGATGATGACCAGGAGTTGTGCGAACTCCTGAGTAGCTGGTTGAGCCAGGAAGGCTTCCAGGTGCGCGCCTGCCACGACGGCCAGAGCGCGCGCAAGGCGTTGGCCGAAACCGCCCCGGCGGCGGTAGTGCTGGACGTGATGCTGCCCGACGGCAGCGGTCTGGAACTGCTCAAGCAATTGCGCAACGACCATGCGGACCTGCCGGTGCTGATGCTTTCGGCGCGCGGCGAACCGCTGGACCGCATCCTCGGCCTCGAACTGGGCGCCGACGATTACCTGGCCAAACCCTGCGACCCCCGCGAGCTGACCGCGCGCCTGCGCGCCGTGTTGCGCCGCAGCCATCCCGCCGCCGTATCGACGCAGCTTGAGCTGGGCGACCTGAGTTTCAGCCCGGTGCGCGGGGTGGTCAGTATCGACGAAAAAGAACTGACCCTCACCGTCTCCGAGAGCCGCCTGCTCGAAGCCCTGCTCAAGCAACCTGGCGAGCCGCTGGACAAACAGGAACTGGCGCAACTGGCCCTCGGCCGCAAGCTGACCCTGTACGACCGCAGCCTCGACATGCACGTCAGCAACCTGCGCAAGAAAATCGGCCCCCACCCCGACGGCCGCCCGCGCATCGTTGCGCTGCGTAGCCGTGGTTACTACTACAGCCTATAA
- a CDS encoding septation protein A produces the protein MKQFIDFIPLLLFFIVYKLDPRVVDIAGQQVTVGGIYSATAMLIISSLVVYGALFIKQRKLEKSQWLTLIACLVFGSLTLAFHSETFLKWKAPVVNWLFAAAFIGSHFIGDRLLIKRIMGHALALPDPVWTRLNIAWIGFFLFCGAANLFVAFTFQRIWVDFKVFGSLGMTVLFLVAQGIYLSRHLHDTDTTTPKTED, from the coding sequence GTGAAACAATTCATCGATTTCATCCCGCTTCTGCTGTTCTTCATCGTTTACAAACTTGATCCACGGGTCGTCGACATCGCCGGCCAGCAAGTGACTGTAGGCGGTATCTACAGCGCCACGGCGATGCTGATCATCAGCTCGCTGGTGGTGTATGGCGCGCTGTTCATCAAACAGCGCAAGCTGGAAAAGAGCCAATGGCTGACGCTGATCGCCTGCCTGGTATTCGGCAGCCTGACGCTGGCCTTCCACAGCGAAACCTTCCTGAAATGGAAAGCGCCAGTGGTCAACTGGCTGTTCGCTGCGGCCTTCATCGGCAGTCACTTCATCGGTGATCGCCTGTTGATCAAACGCATCATGGGCCACGCGCTGGCCCTGCCGGACCCGGTCTGGACGCGCCTGAACATCGCCTGGATCGGCTTCTTCCTGTTTTGCGGCGCCGCCAACCTGTTCGTCGCTTTCACCTTCCAGAGGATCTGGGTCGACTTCAAGGTGTTCGGCAGCCTGGGCATGACCGTGCTGTTCCTGGTCGCACAGGGCATCTACCTGTCGCGCCACTTGCATGACACCGATACCACAACGCCAAAAACCGAGGACTGA
- a CDS encoding PHP domain-containing protein, with protein MNVDLHCHSTASDGALAPAVLVARAFENGVRVLALTDHDTLEGLAEARTAATALGMQLVNGVELSCTWGGATIHVLGYGFDVNAAPLVEAIAKLHDGRWLRSEEISRKLALKGMPGALDGARQVQQELGDSGNAPARPHFADWMVREGYVKDRAEAFRKWLGAGKLGDVKLHWPTLEDTVGTLRAAGAWVSLAHPWHYDFTRSKRRKLIADYIQAGGHAIEVVNGHQPAEQVGSLAILAREFGLLVSAGSDFHGPGGWSEIGQYRPVPEDLPPLWCRFKHDTDIAAV; from the coding sequence GTGAATGTTGATTTGCACTGCCACAGCACGGCCTCCGACGGCGCCCTGGCGCCCGCGGTTCTGGTTGCGCGTGCGTTCGAGAACGGCGTGCGGGTCCTGGCGTTGACCGACCACGACACCCTCGAAGGCCTCGCCGAAGCGCGTACGGCGGCGACCGCGTTGGGCATGCAACTGGTCAACGGCGTCGAATTGTCCTGCACTTGGGGCGGGGCAACCATTCATGTGCTCGGCTACGGTTTCGACGTCAACGCCGCACCATTGGTCGAAGCGATCGCGAAATTGCACGATGGCCGCTGGCTGCGGTCGGAAGAAATAAGCCGCAAACTCGCTCTCAAGGGCATGCCCGGTGCCCTCGACGGCGCCCGGCAGGTCCAGCAGGAACTGGGCGACAGCGGCAACGCGCCGGCCCGGCCGCATTTTGCCGACTGGATGGTGCGTGAAGGGTATGTAAAGGATCGCGCCGAGGCGTTTCGCAAATGGCTCGGTGCCGGCAAGCTCGGCGACGTCAAGCTGCACTGGCCGACCCTGGAAGACACCGTCGGCACCCTGCGCGCCGCCGGTGCCTGGGTCAGCCTGGCGCATCCCTGGCACTACGATTTCACCCGCAGCAAACGCCGAAAGCTGATTGCCGACTATATTCAAGCAGGCGGGCATGCGATCGAGGTGGTCAATGGCCATCAGCCCGCGGAACAGGTCGGCAGCCTGGCAATCCTTGCCCGCGAGTTCGGTCTGCTGGTCAGCGCCGGCAGTGACTTCCATGGCCCTGGCGGCTGGTCCGAGATCGGCCAGTACCGGCCGGTTCCCGAGGACCTTCCACCCCTGTGGTGTCGGTTCAAACATGACACAGATATTGCCGCCGTCTGA
- the scpB gene encoding SMC-Scp complex subunit ScpB — MNLTEPRELAPLLEAFLLASGKPQSLERLFELFEEGERPEPAVFKKALTLLGKSCEGRAFELKEVSSGYRLQIREKFSPWVGRLWEERPQRYSRALLETIALIAYRQPITRGEIEDVRGVAVNSNIVKTLLEREWIRVVGYRDVPGKPAMFATTKAFLDHFNLKNLEDLPPLAELREMEAEPVLDFDDSPVPQSLQELADASTEPEEEKEETSFHSLLLELDSMEEGIKTDFDDLLRDAVDGEAPVSEPEIIEPVVEVEVELEAAPDAEPEEDILGVAEAREKLLAAVAALEQPEVELSEEEAEARALAEAIEAERREFDD, encoded by the coding sequence ATGAACCTGACTGAACCCCGCGAGCTGGCGCCCCTGCTTGAAGCCTTTCTGTTGGCCTCGGGAAAGCCGCAATCCCTCGAGCGCCTGTTTGAACTGTTCGAAGAAGGCGAGCGGCCGGAGCCGGCGGTCTTCAAGAAAGCCCTGACCCTGCTCGGCAAGTCCTGCGAGGGTCGCGCGTTCGAGCTCAAGGAAGTCTCGTCAGGCTATCGTTTGCAGATCCGCGAGAAGTTTTCGCCGTGGGTCGGCCGACTCTGGGAGGAGCGCCCACAGCGCTATTCCCGCGCCTTGCTGGAAACCATCGCGCTGATCGCCTATCGCCAACCGATCACCCGTGGCGAGATCGAAGACGTGCGTGGCGTCGCGGTCAACAGCAACATCGTCAAGACCTTGCTCGAGCGTGAGTGGATTCGCGTCGTCGGCTACCGCGACGTGCCGGGCAAACCGGCGATGTTCGCCACGACCAAGGCGTTTCTCGATCACTTCAACCTGAAAAACCTCGAAGACCTGCCGCCGCTGGCCGAATTGCGCGAAATGGAAGCCGAACCGGTGCTCGACTTCGACGACTCGCCGGTGCCGCAGAGTCTGCAGGAACTGGCCGACGCCAGCACCGAGCCGGAGGAGGAAAAGGAAGAAACCAGTTTCCATTCGTTGTTGCTGGAGCTGGACAGCATGGAGGAGGGGATCAAGACCGACTTCGACGACTTGCTGCGTGATGCGGTGGATGGCGAAGCGCCGGTGTCTGAGCCTGAGATCATCGAGCCGGTTGTCGAAGTTGAAGTTGAACTTGAAGCCGCGCCCGACGCCGAACCGGAAGAAGACATTCTAGGCGTCGCCGAAGCCCGGGAAAAACTCCTGGCCGCTGTCGCCGCCCTCGAACAGCCGGAAGTGGAACTCAGCGAAGAAGAAGCCGAAGCCCGCGCACTGGCCGAAGCCATCGAAGCCGAACGGCGCGAGTTCGACGATTGA
- the rluB gene encoding 23S rRNA pseudouridine(2605) synthase RluB: MSDINQKDDQEIGPAGEKLQKVLARIGVGSRRDVEAWISQGRIKVNGKDATLGLRVDMHDAITIDGKVIKREEAAESVRRVIMYNKPDGEICTRDDPEGRPTVFDKLPRPKEGRWINIGRLDINTTGLLMFTTDGELANRLMHPSYEMDREYAVRVRGEVDDEMIERLKAGVVLEDGPARFTDIQQAPGGEGFNHWYHCVVMEGRNREVRRLWESQGLVVSRLKRVRFGPVFLNSDLPMGRWREMSQYEVDVLSAEVGLTPVAMPQLNAKSKDKLERMQRKSSRPMAKTERVRTLRPAAGAPTGPRPGREPQIEGERPGRKPVARDGERAPRPANGRTERGERGAPAGRGTPVADRPADTTNKRPAKPAPKRPGIKLVDGDKPSGKRRGAPAGSGQRPGFGRKKPE, translated from the coding sequence ATGAGTGACATCAATCAGAAAGACGACCAGGAAATCGGCCCAGCAGGCGAAAAGCTGCAGAAAGTCCTCGCCCGTATCGGCGTCGGCTCGCGCCGTGACGTCGAAGCCTGGATCAGCCAGGGCCGGATCAAGGTCAATGGCAAAGACGCCACCCTCGGCCTGCGCGTCGACATGCACGACGCCATCACCATCGATGGCAAGGTGATCAAGCGCGAAGAGGCCGCCGAATCGGTGCGCCGCGTGATCATGTACAACAAGCCTGACGGCGAAATCTGCACCCGCGACGACCCGGAAGGCCGTCCAACCGTGTTCGATAAGCTGCCGCGTCCGAAAGAAGGCCGCTGGATCAATATCGGCCGTCTCGACATCAACACCACCGGTCTGCTGATGTTCACCACCGACGGTGAGCTGGCCAACCGTCTGATGCACCCGTCCTACGAGATGGACCGTGAGTACGCTGTGCGTGTACGCGGTGAAGTCGACGACGAGATGATCGAACGCCTCAAGGCAGGCGTGGTGCTGGAAGACGGTCCGGCGCGTTTCACCGACATTCAACAGGCCCCGGGCGGTGAAGGCTTCAACCACTGGTACCACTGCGTGGTCATGGAAGGGCGCAACCGTGAAGTGCGTCGTCTGTGGGAATCGCAAGGTCTGGTGGTCAGCCGTCTGAAGCGCGTGCGCTTCGGTCCGGTGTTCCTCAACTCCGACCTGCCGATGGGCCGCTGGCGCGAAATGAGTCAGTACGAAGTTGACGTGCTCAGCGCCGAAGTTGGCCTGACGCCGGTGGCAATGCCGCAACTGAACGCCAAGAGCAAGGACAAGCTCGAGCGCATGCAGCGCAAATCGTCGCGGCCGATGGCCAAGACCGAGCGCGTGCGCACCCTGCGTCCAGCCGCTGGCGCACCGACCGGGCCGCGCCCGGGCCGCGAGCCGCAGATCGAAGGCGAGCGTCCAGGTCGCAAACCGGTTGCCCGTGACGGCGAGCGCGCACCGCGTCCGGCCAACGGTCGTACTGAACGTGGCGAACGCGGCGCTCCTGCCGGTCGCGGTACGCCAGTAGCGGATCGCCCAGCCGATACCACCAACAAGCGCCCGGCTAAGCCTGCGCCAAAGCGTCCGGGGATCAAGCTGGTCGACGGCGACAAGCCCTCGGGCAAGCGTCGCGGCGCACCGGCCGGCTCGGGTCAGCGCCCCGGTTTCGGACGCAAGAAGCCGGAGTGA
- a CDS encoding L-threonylcarbamoyladenylate synthase translates to MSQFFQIHPENPQARLIKQAVEIIRKGGVVIYPTDSSYAIGCQIGDKTAIERVRRLRQLDEKHNFALICSDLSQLGNYAKIDTGTFRILKAHLPGPYTFILNATREVPRLLLHPKKRTIGLRVPSHPIALALLAELGEPLMSVTLIMPGDEDPLTDPYEMRQLLEHQVDLIIDGGFGGIKASTVIDLTGDDPEVVRVGCGDPTPFMVEA, encoded by the coding sequence GTGAGTCAATTTTTCCAGATCCATCCGGAAAACCCGCAAGCGCGCCTGATCAAACAGGCAGTCGAGATCATCCGCAAGGGCGGGGTGGTGATTTATCCTACGGACTCGTCCTACGCCATCGGTTGCCAGATCGGCGACAAGACCGCCATCGAGCGGGTGCGACGTCTGCGCCAGCTCGATGAAAAGCACAATTTCGCGCTGATCTGCAGCGACCTGTCGCAACTGGGCAACTACGCCAAGATCGACACCGGCACCTTCCGCATTCTCAAGGCGCATCTGCCGGGGCCTTACACGTTTATTCTCAACGCTACCCGCGAAGTACCGCGCCTGTTGCTGCATCCGAAGAAACGCACCATCGGCCTGCGCGTGCCCAGCCATCCGATCGCGCTGGCGCTGCTGGCCGAACTCGGCGAGCCACTGATGAGCGTGACGCTGATCATGCCTGGTGACGAAGATCCGTTGACCGATCCGTACGAAATGCGCCAGTTGCTCGAGCACCAGGTCGATCTGATCATCGATGGCGGTTTCGGCGGCATCAAAGCCTCGACGGTGATTGACCTGACCGGCGACGACCCGGAAGTGGTCCGCGTCGGTTGCGGCGATCCGACGCCGTTCATGGTCGAGGCCTGA
- a CDS encoding translation initiation factor 2, with product MRKGPLCLMLLTLSIMAPAHGEETTESGSSTPLSLSAGSQITELQQRLKASEQQREELNKQLQNADNTRESAQLARLRQENQRLKLQLKEAQASPLPRLLTDQQQWFVTGAGVALLALLCGIFASGASRKRRQWLN from the coding sequence ATGCGCAAGGGTCCGTTGTGTCTGATGTTGCTCACGTTGTCGATCATGGCCCCCGCCCATGGTGAGGAAACCACCGAAAGCGGCAGCTCCACGCCATTGTCATTGAGCGCCGGCAGCCAGATCACCGAGCTGCAACAGCGGCTCAAGGCCAGTGAACAGCAGCGCGAAGAACTGAACAAACAACTGCAGAACGCCGACAACACCCGCGAAAGCGCCCAGCTCGCCCGGTTGCGCCAGGAGAACCAGCGTCTGAAGCTGCAACTCAAGGAAGCCCAGGCCAGCCCGTTGCCGCGTTTGCTGACCGATCAACAGCAGTGGTTCGTCACTGGCGCCGGGGTAGCGCTATTGGCGCTGCTCTGCGGTATCTTTGCCAGCGGTGCAAGCCGAAAACGTCGGCAATGGCTAAATTGA
- a CDS encoding YciI family protein: MLYAIIATDVANSLEARLSARPAHLERLQALKGEGRIVLAGPHPAVDSNDPGAAGFTGSLIVAEFDSLSAAQAWADADPYIAAGVYANVIVKPFKQVLP, translated from the coding sequence ATGCTCTACGCCATCATTGCCACCGACGTTGCCAACTCGCTCGAAGCCCGCCTGTCCGCGCGCCCTGCCCATCTGGAACGCCTGCAAGCGCTCAAGGGCGAAGGCCGCATCGTGCTGGCCGGCCCGCACCCGGCGGTCGACAGCAATGATCCTGGCGCAGCGGGTTTCACCGGCAGCCTGATCGTCGCCGAGTTCGATTCCCTGAGCGCCGCCCAGGCCTGGGCCGACGCCGATCCGTACATCGCCGCTGGCGTTTATGCCAACGTGATCGTCAAGCCGTTCAAGCAAGTCCTGCCTTAA